Proteins from a single region of Pleurocapsa minor HA4230-MV1:
- a CDS encoding NAD-binding protein, translating into MQPKIIICGLGRTGSKIYSLLKQQGAEVVAISNNSLHPASKQIIVGDPRDNVTLIKAGIRQAKTLVLVHDDDALNLAILTQARVLNPQIRIINRLLNHTLGDRLDLTLPDHFTMSVAALASPLFTFAALGNKAIGQLQLFNRTWPIHEEVIETDHPWLGRKLEDLWVDPNRMLIYYLPVHEEIDLVSAITQEKCLSVGDRLIVGTRPQMLTKRRSWRKKLSKAIFNLPRYQQYARPVTLVSLALLAVICAATLIYVSINLQTSFADALYFSVGMITGAGGKEEVAENSADYIKIFTAIMMIVGAGVIGICYALINDFVLGSRFRQTIDAAKIPRHNHHIVCGLGGMGIQITRQLHAQGHEVVIIESDPNNRYIRAARSQGIPVIIEDASVPSNLKAVNVTKAVSLIAVTSHDTVNLEISLTAKALSPYLKTVVRSGDPQFAQSMQDVFEFDHVLSPVELATYSFAAAALGGRILGNGMTQDLLWVALGTMITPKHPFYHQTVKDAAMKSDFVPLYLERQGYTLHGWQLLETRLQPQDVLYLTMPASGLDQLWRTPNSDDELLDRLEDSLIN; encoded by the coding sequence ATGCAACCCAAAATTATTATTTGTGGCTTGGGACGCACAGGCTCTAAAATTTATAGCCTACTGAAACAGCAAGGAGCAGAAGTAGTCGCAATTAGCAATAATTCGCTTCATCCTGCCAGCAAACAAATTATCGTTGGCGATCCGCGAGATAACGTTACTTTAATTAAGGCGGGAATCAGACAGGCAAAAACGTTAGTTTTAGTACATGACGATGATGCTTTAAATTTGGCAATCTTAACCCAAGCCAGGGTACTAAATCCTCAAATTCGGATTATCAATCGTTTGCTGAATCATACATTAGGCGATCGCCTTGACTTGACTTTACCAGACCACTTCACCATGAGCGTGGCAGCACTAGCCTCTCCGCTGTTTACTTTTGCTGCTTTGGGTAATAAGGCGATCGGTCAACTCCAGTTATTCAATCGTACCTGGCCAATTCACGAAGAAGTGATTGAGACCGATCATCCCTGGCTAGGCAGAAAACTCGAAGATTTGTGGGTAGACCCCAATCGGATGTTGATCTACTATTTACCCGTTCACGAAGAGATCGATCTAGTTTCGGCAATTACCCAAGAAAAATGTCTATCGGTGGGCGATCGCCTAATCGTCGGGACAAGACCCCAAATGCTGACTAAACGTCGTTCTTGGCGCAAGAAACTATCCAAGGCAATTTTCAATCTTCCTCGCTATCAGCAATATGCTCGTCCTGTAACTTTAGTCAGTTTGGCATTACTAGCAGTTATTTGTGCTGCAACCTTAATCTATGTCAGCATTAATCTCCAGACATCCTTCGCTGATGCCCTTTATTTTTCTGTAGGTATGATTACGGGAGCAGGAGGGAAGGAAGAAGTTGCCGAAAATTCAGCAGACTATATTAAAATCTTTACAGCAATCATGATGATCGTCGGTGCTGGAGTAATTGGTATTTGTTACGCCCTAATTAATGATTTTGTCTTAGGTAGTCGGTTTCGGCAGACTATCGACGCTGCCAAAATTCCCCGACATAATCACCATATTGTCTGTGGTTTAGGTGGAATGGGTATTCAAATTACTCGTCAGCTTCATGCCCAGGGACATGAGGTAGTGATCATCGAATCCGATCCTAATAACCGTTATATTCGTGCTGCGCGTTCTCAAGGCATCCCCGTAATTATTGAGGATGCAAGTGTACCCTCCAATTTAAAGGCGGTGAATGTGACCAAAGCTGTAAGTTTAATTGCCGTTACTAGCCATGACACCGTGAATCTAGAAATCAGCCTGACTGCTAAAGCTTTGTCACCATATTTAAAAACCGTGGTGCGTAGCGGGGATCCCCAGTTTGCTCAATCAATGCAGGACGTGTTTGAGTTTGACCACGTATTGTCACCTGTCGAATTAGCTACCTATTCCTTTGCTGCTGCTGCTTTGGGAGGTAGGATTCTCGGTAATGGTATGACTCAAGATCTACTATGGGTAGCTTTAGGCACCATGATTACCCCCAAGCATCCTTTTTATCATCAAACAGTCAAAGATGCTGCCATGAAAAGCGATTTCGTGCCTTTGTATCTAGAAAGACAAGGCTACACTCTGCATGGCTGGCAATTACTCGAAACTCGCCTGCAACCCCAGGACGTTTTATATTTAACCATGCCTGCCAGTGGTTTAGACCAACTGTGGCGCACTCCTAACTCCGACGATGAACTACTCGATCGCCTTGAAGATAGTTTAATCAATTAA
- a CDS encoding MBL fold metallo-hydrolase, with translation MVFAFDKISKKWRLLLLAICTMLFLIFGAAFKLSNSSQVIAQTQATNTQTNAAVYHFKIGKFNAMTVSDGNLNIAPSFFLPNADPAEVENSLDNSFLPTNSDYLFYVNVLYVDTGEHKVLIDSGAGKAFGNTAGFLSQNLQAAGIDPKSIDTVLITHAHGDHIGGLVAADGSFTYPNAEYYISQAEWDFWTDPQVSLPNSLVDDKTKQSAIQGAQKTLKEIENKTKFFEFGTEIIPGILATETTGHTPGHTSYLITSEQNKLIATGDIFYSDPLNLEHPDWEVAFDADAAKGLATRSKFLNEVSESRVELLVPHMPFPGLGHVSAEADRYAWTPSWWKFDPA, from the coding sequence ATGGTCTTTGCTTTCGACAAAATATCTAAAAAATGGCGACTTTTGCTGTTAGCCATCTGTACTATGCTGTTTCTAATCTTTGGTGCAGCTTTTAAATTGAGTAATAGTTCCCAAGTTATTGCTCAAACTCAAGCAACTAATACCCAAACTAATGCTGCTGTTTATCACTTCAAAATCGGCAAGTTCAACGCCATGACTGTAAGTGATGGTAATTTAAATATTGCTCCCAGTTTCTTTCTTCCTAACGCCGATCCTGCTGAAGTAGAAAACTCTCTTGACAATAGTTTTTTACCGACTAATAGCGACTATTTATTTTATGTTAATGTTCTTTATGTCGATACAGGAGAGCATAAAGTCCTGATTGATAGTGGCGCAGGAAAGGCTTTTGGCAATACTGCTGGTTTTTTGTCGCAAAATCTTCAAGCTGCTGGGATTGACCCAAAAAGCATCGATACAGTCTTAATTACTCATGCTCACGGCGATCATATTGGCGGATTGGTTGCAGCCGATGGTAGTTTCACTTATCCTAATGCGGAGTATTACATTTCTCAAGCAGAATGGGATTTTTGGACAGATCCTCAAGTTAGCTTGCCTAATTCTTTGGTAGACGACAAAACTAAGCAATCTGCGATTCAAGGAGCGCAAAAGACGTTGAAGGAAATTGAAAATAAGACAAAGTTCTTTGAATTTGGAACTGAGATCATTCCTGGAATTCTTGCCACAGAAACGACTGGACATACTCCAGGACATACATCATATTTGATTACTTCAGAACAGAATAAACTAATCGCCACTGGGGATATTTTCTACAGCGATCCGCTAAATTTGGAACATCCTGACTGGGAAGTAGCTTTTGACGCTGATGCTGCCAAAGGTTTAGCTACTAGAAGCAAGTTTCTCAACGAAGTTAGTGAGTCCAGAGTGGAATTGTTAGTCCCTCATATGCCTTTTCCAGGTTTAGGTCATGTTAGCGCGGAAGCAGATCGCTATGCTTGGACACCTTCCTGGTGGAAATTCGATCCTGCTTGA
- the fghA gene encoding S-formylglutathione hydrolase, translated as MPNSLQLNSEYRCFDGTVAYYSHQSSTCNCQMNFAVYLPPQAKWQPVPILYYLSGLTCNEENFITKAGAQQYAAKLGIMLVVPDTSPRNTGISGENETWDLGSGAGFYVDATEHLWQQHYQMYSYVTQELPDLITHNFSVKSDRQSIFGHSMGGHGALICALKNPQQYRSVSAFAPIAAPTKCPWGEKLFTAYLGTNRQTWTEYDASELVKHTQLNSTILIDQGTEDQFYQQQQLLPENFEQACQQVGQKLNLRWQQGYDHSYFTISSFIKDHMQHHAAYLM; from the coding sequence ATGCCTAATTCTCTCCAGCTTAATTCTGAATACCGCTGTTTTGATGGCACTGTTGCCTATTACTCCCACCAATCATCTACCTGTAACTGCCAGATGAATTTTGCTGTCTATCTTCCTCCCCAGGCGAAGTGGCAACCAGTACCAATACTGTACTATTTATCTGGATTGACCTGTAATGAGGAAAACTTTATCACCAAAGCTGGCGCACAGCAATATGCTGCAAAATTAGGCATTATGCTAGTTGTTCCCGATACTAGTCCGCGCAATACGGGTATTTCTGGAGAAAATGAAACTTGGGATCTAGGTAGTGGTGCGGGATTTTACGTCGATGCCACAGAACATCTTTGGCAACAGCACTATCAGATGTATAGCTATGTAACTCAAGAATTACCAGATTTAATTACGCATAATTTTTCCGTCAAATCCGATCGGCAAAGCATTTTTGGTCATTCGATGGGAGGACATGGAGCGTTAATTTGCGCCCTCAAAAATCCGCAGCAGTATCGATCTGTGTCCGCTTTTGCACCCATTGCAGCACCAACGAAGTGTCCTTGGGGAGAGAAGCTGTTTACGGCTTATTTAGGGACAAATCGCCAAACATGGACAGAATATGATGCGAGTGAATTAGTCAAACATACTCAGCTCAACTCTACAATCTTAATCGATCAGGGAACTGAAGATCAGTTTTATCAACAGCAACAATTATTGCCCGAAAATTTTGAGCAAGCTTGTCAGCAAGTCGGACAAAAACTAAATTTACGCTGGCAACAGGGATACGATCACAGCTACTTTACTATTAGTAGTTTTATAAAGGATCATATGCAGCATCATGCTGCTTATCTAATGTAA
- a CDS encoding alpha/beta hydrolase: MKILLIHGLSRTSLSLLSLEWFLQQSGWATEQFSYLAVSETFDCIVERLRVRLQTLASQGDYGIVAHSLGGLLVRAALGLNSLAMPQHIVMLGTPNQLPRLALRAWRLAPFRWWTGQCGLNLTNPDFFTSLPRIESPYTIVAGTGGLRGFWSPFGDELNDGIVALNETRLSHQDRIIQLPVFHSFMMNDSIVQKTVKNAFSQTD, translated from the coding sequence ATGAAAATATTGTTAATTCATGGTCTGAGTAGAACATCTTTATCATTACTTAGTCTTGAATGGTTCTTACAACAGTCAGGATGGGCAACGGAGCAGTTTAGCTATTTAGCCGTCAGTGAAACCTTTGATTGCATTGTGGAACGTCTACGAGTTCGTCTGCAAACTTTGGCAAGTCAAGGTGATTATGGAATTGTTGCCCACTCTCTAGGCGGGTTACTGGTACGAGCAGCTTTGGGATTGAATTCTCTAGCAATGCCTCAACATATTGTCATGTTAGGCACACCAAATCAACTACCCCGTCTTGCCCTACGCGCTTGGAGACTAGCACCATTTAGATGGTGGACAGGTCAATGTGGATTGAATTTAACTAATCCAGACTTCTTTACATCCTTGCCAAGAATTGAATCTCCTTACACAATTGTGGCGGGAACTGGAGGGTTACGGGGTTTCTGGAGTCCCTTTGGCGATGAGCTTAATGACGGTATAGTTGCCCTCAATGAAACTCGATTATCTCATCAAGATCGGATAATTCAGCTACCAGTTTTTCATAGCTTTATGATGAACGATTCCATAGTCCAAAAGACGGTCAAAAATGCTTTTAGTCAGACAGACTGA
- a CDS encoding cysteine desulfurase, with translation MQIYLDNSATTKPRLEAISAAQAVFEQQWGNPSSLHDWGQRSATVLETARMQVAGLLNAFNPESIVFTSGGTEANNLAIMGVARQYSTPQHVVISSIEHSAINEPVKLLKQWGWQVTKLPVNRYGRVNPLDLQASLQPNTVLVSVIYGQSEVGTLQPIEKLAAITREHGALFHTDAVQVAGRLPVDVAQLGIDLLSLSSHKLYGIQGAGALYIREGIQLIPLLGGGGQEANIRSGTQALPAIAALGVAAELAAAEMQTEVFRLISLRDRLFDLMADYPCLETTGDRIYRLPHHASFILSDRFADRAKDITGKTIVRQLNLAGIGISAGSACHSGKLNPSPILSAMGYNPEAAKRGIRLTLGRDTTEADIDWTAMVLKQVICRLMPPLVCCS, from the coding sequence ATGCAAATTTATCTAGATAATAGTGCCACGACGAAACCTCGTCTAGAAGCAATCTCCGCAGCTCAAGCTGTATTTGAACAGCAGTGGGGAAATCCTTCTAGTCTTCACGATTGGGGACAGCGATCGGCAACAGTTCTAGAAACAGCCAGAATGCAGGTAGCAGGACTACTCAATGCTTTTAATCCTGAATCGATTGTTTTTACCTCTGGAGGGACAGAAGCTAATAATTTAGCGATTATGGGGGTAGCTAGACAATACAGCACACCACAGCATGTTGTTATTTCTAGCATTGAACATTCGGCGATTAATGAACCTGTAAAGCTGCTAAAACAATGGGGATGGCAAGTAACTAAACTGCCTGTCAATCGCTACGGTCGGGTCAATCCTTTAGACTTACAGGCATCATTACAACCCAATACAGTTTTAGTATCAGTCATTTATGGACAAAGTGAAGTTGGGACACTGCAACCAATCGAAAAATTAGCAGCCATTACCAGAGAACATGGCGCTTTATTTCATACCGATGCGGTACAGGTAGCAGGGCGTTTACCTGTTGATGTCGCTCAGTTGGGGATAGATTTATTGTCTTTGTCTTCTCATAAACTATACGGCATTCAAGGAGCAGGCGCTTTATACATCCGTGAGGGAATTCAACTTATACCTTTACTTGGTGGTGGGGGACAAGAAGCCAACATTCGTTCAGGAACACAAGCTTTACCAGCGATCGCTGCTTTAGGTGTTGCAGCAGAGTTGGCAGCAGCCGAGATGCAAACCGAAGTTTTTCGTCTAATTAGCCTGCGCGATCGCCTATTCGATCTCATGGCAGACTATCCTTGTTTAGAAACTACAGGAGATCGGATCTATCGTCTTCCCCATCATGCGAGTTTTATTTTAAGCGATCGCTTTGCTGATAGAGCTAAAGATATTACGGGCAAAACTATCGTCAGACAACTAAATCTAGCAGGTATTGGCATCAGTGCAGGTTCTGCCTGTCATAGCGGTAAATTAAATCCCAGTCCCATTCTCTCGGCGATGGGTTATAACCCAGAAGCAGCAAAGCGAGGAATTCGTTTAACTTTGGGTAGAGATACTACAGAGGCGGATATAGATTGGACGGCAATGGTGTTAAAACAGGTTATCTGCCGTTTAATGCCTCCTTTAGTATGCTGTAGCTAA